A single Leptidea sinapis chromosome 2, ilLepSina1.1, whole genome shotgun sequence DNA region contains:
- the LOC126975590 gene encoding uncharacterized protein LOC126975590 isoform X2 has product MQDNENHLSLENSSGEKMNWKVVPKYTVGFSVNDNSHAHAIADQSSTNEIMYEYDASEVLDTILNKFLENDTDLQTINFQSNQKLSQDALSGSNEIIISEDDSISNKSNDTLVFQNSFQIQLPSNVIVTEDNSEILTNSTSNTSNLLTATAETNIKDYDIIIQSNSMTTNNININDSTSQITDHEKGSSFESLESKTCTSENLSFYSEGHGLNTIQYNNDVINVAMARIDPLISSRVNEKNILNAESFLLRENLTSSESLARDTLTTISDVFGEDNSPLKTSNAEIMQDDSNITLVANISQLSSGNETFTVSKMNCDDCCTKESISNLTSQSEFNVNMNNTVQQHSTKLLSKSNIDKDSDYLSAVLIADNIHTLGTLTNNWKELPPQELSSPLKKMFDTEKRDISVKGVSLPDENTIKAILTEKENAHKMTCVVESRNVQSSSECWDKISTTLDLAMRKLGVSLSDKILGELKKTLANFEKFMPKQIKSSKALSVDMNQLELGFIKLASQENFAQCDLIHKQVIDDLMLKLSLTRNKSEKSSKVKVVSKVMSSKNSSIKILKAYEDPHNSKVGEGDSIKISTTEAIPTSTRTKKALFDLPLRFMKENSFVLSGVPAFFLCLILIYGFIVFLIKSW; this is encoded by the coding sequence ATGCAAGACAACGAAAATCATTTAAGTTTAGAAAATAGCTCGGGAGAAAAGATGAATTGGAAAGTAGTTCCAAAGTATACTGTGGGGTTCTCAGTAAACGATAATAGCCATGCACATGCTATCGCTGACCAAAGTTCAACGAATGAAATAATGTATGAATATGATGCAAGCGAAGTTCTTgacactattttaaataaatttctagaAAATGATACAGATTTACAAACGATAAATTTTCAAAGTAATCAAAAGCTATCTCAGGATGCTCTCTCTGGCTCAAATGAGATCATAATCTCTGAGGATGACAGTATAAGTAATAAAAGCAATGATACTTTAGTATTCCAAAATTCATTTCAGATTCAACTGCCTagcaatgttatagtaactgaAGATAACTctgaaattttaacaaatagcaCATCAAATACATCAAATTTACTTACTGCAACAGCTGAGACTAACATAAAAgattatgatataataatcCAAAGTAATTCAATGACaacaaataatatcaatataaatgaCTCAACATCCCAGATAACTGATCATGAAAAAGGTTCAAGTTTTGAAAGCTTAGAATCCAAAACTTGCACATCTGAAAATTTGTCATTTTATTCGGAGGGTCACGGTTTAAATACAATTCAGTATAATAACGATGTCATTAATGTAGCCATGGCTCGTATAGATCCATTGATATCCTCACgtgttaatgaaaaaaatattttaaacgcaGAAAGCTTTTTATTACGTGAAAATTTAACTAGCTCAGAATCACTTGCTAGAGACACATTAACAACAATATCGGACGTTTTTGGAGAAGATAATTCCCCATTAAAAACATCGAATGCTGAAATTATGCAGGATGATAGTAATATTACACTTGTTGCTAATATTTCACAATTATCGAGTGGTAATGAGACTTTTACAGTTTCAAAAATGAATTGTGATGATTGTTGTACAAAGGAATCTATTTCTAATTTAACATCTCAATCtgaatttaatgtaaatatgaaTAATACAGTCCAGCAACACAGTACAAAATTGCTTTCAAAAAGTAACATTGATAAGGACAGTGACTATTTAAGTGCTGTATTAATAGCtgataatatacatacattagGGACATTAACAAATAATTGGAAAGAACTGCCCCCACAGGAACTTTCAAGCccacttaaaaaaatgtttgacaCCGAAAAGAGAGATATTTCCGTTAAAGGCGTCTCTCTGCCAGATGAAAACACAATTAAAGCAATATTGACAGAAAAAGAAAACGCTCACAAAATGACATGCGTTGTAGAATCTAGGAATGTCCAGTCAAGTTCTGAGTGTTGGGATAAAATAAGTACAACACTTGATTTGGCCATGAGAAAATTAGGAGTGTCATTAAGCGATAAAATTTTAGGAGAACTTAAAAAAACTCTAGCCAATTTCGAAAAGTTTATGCCAAAGCAAATAAAATCCAGCAAGGCTTTATCAGTAGATATGAATCAACTGGAATTAGGATTTATAAAGCTGGCTTCACAAGAAAATTTCGCTCAGTGCGACCTCATTCATAAGCAAGTTATTGACGATTTGATGCTCAAATTAAGCTTAACTCGCAATAAATCTGAAAAAAGCAGTAAAGTCAAGGTGGTTAGTAAAGTGATGAGTTCAAAGAATTCAAGCATTAAAATTCTCAAAGCTTATGAAGATCCTCATAATTCTAAGGTCGGCGAAGGTGACTcgataaaaatatcaacaaccGAAGCAATTCCAACTAGTACAAGAACAAAAAAGGCTTTGTTCGATTTACCTTTGAGATTTATGAAAGAAAATTCATTTGTTCTTAGTGGCGTGCCGGCTTTTTTCTTGTGCTTGATTCTAATATACggttttattgtgtttttaataaagTCTTGGTGA
- the LOC126975590 gene encoding uncharacterized protein LOC126975590 isoform X3, which produces MTTNNININDSTSQITDHEKGSSFESLESKTCTSENLSFYSEGHGLNTIQYNNDVINVAMARIDPLISSRVNEKNILNAESFLLRENLTSSESLARDTLTTISDVFGEDNSPLKTSNAEIMQDDSNITLVANISQLSSGNETFTVSKMNCDDCCTKESISNLTSQSEFNVNMNNTVQQHSTKLLSKSNIDKDSDYLSAVLIADNIHTLGTLTNNWKELPPQELSSPLKKMFDTEKRDISVKGVSLPDENTIKAILTEKENAHKMTCVVESRNVQSSSECWDKISTTLDLAMRKLGVSLSDKILGELKKTLANFEKFMPKQIKSSKALSVDMNQLELGFIKLASQENFAQCDLIHKQVIDDLMLKLSLTRNKSEKSSKVKVVSKVMSSKNSSIKILKAYEDPHNSKVGEGDSIKISTTEAIPTSTRTKKALFDLPLRFMKENSFVLSGVPAFFLCLILIYGFIVFLIKSW; this is translated from the coding sequence ATGACaacaaataatatcaatataaatgaCTCAACATCCCAGATAACTGATCATGAAAAAGGTTCAAGTTTTGAAAGCTTAGAATCCAAAACTTGCACATCTGAAAATTTGTCATTTTATTCGGAGGGTCACGGTTTAAATACAATTCAGTATAATAACGATGTCATTAATGTAGCCATGGCTCGTATAGATCCATTGATATCCTCACgtgttaatgaaaaaaatattttaaacgcaGAAAGCTTTTTATTACGTGAAAATTTAACTAGCTCAGAATCACTTGCTAGAGACACATTAACAACAATATCGGACGTTTTTGGAGAAGATAATTCCCCATTAAAAACATCGAATGCTGAAATTATGCAGGATGATAGTAATATTACACTTGTTGCTAATATTTCACAATTATCGAGTGGTAATGAGACTTTTACAGTTTCAAAAATGAATTGTGATGATTGTTGTACAAAGGAATCTATTTCTAATTTAACATCTCAATCtgaatttaatgtaaatatgaaTAATACAGTCCAGCAACACAGTACAAAATTGCTTTCAAAAAGTAACATTGATAAGGACAGTGACTATTTAAGTGCTGTATTAATAGCtgataatatacatacattagGGACATTAACAAATAATTGGAAAGAACTGCCCCCACAGGAACTTTCAAGCccacttaaaaaaatgtttgacaCCGAAAAGAGAGATATTTCCGTTAAAGGCGTCTCTCTGCCAGATGAAAACACAATTAAAGCAATATTGACAGAAAAAGAAAACGCTCACAAAATGACATGCGTTGTAGAATCTAGGAATGTCCAGTCAAGTTCTGAGTGTTGGGATAAAATAAGTACAACACTTGATTTGGCCATGAGAAAATTAGGAGTGTCATTAAGCGATAAAATTTTAGGAGAACTTAAAAAAACTCTAGCCAATTTCGAAAAGTTTATGCCAAAGCAAATAAAATCCAGCAAGGCTTTATCAGTAGATATGAATCAACTGGAATTAGGATTTATAAAGCTGGCTTCACAAGAAAATTTCGCTCAGTGCGACCTCATTCATAAGCAAGTTATTGACGATTTGATGCTCAAATTAAGCTTAACTCGCAATAAATCTGAAAAAAGCAGTAAAGTCAAGGTGGTTAGTAAAGTGATGAGTTCAAAGAATTCAAGCATTAAAATTCTCAAAGCTTATGAAGATCCTCATAATTCTAAGGTCGGCGAAGGTGACTcgataaaaatatcaacaaccGAAGCAATTCCAACTAGTACAAGAACAAAAAAGGCTTTGTTCGATTTACCTTTGAGATTTATGAAAGAAAATTCATTTGTTCTTAGTGGCGTGCCGGCTTTTTTCTTGTGCTTGATTCTAATATACggttttattgtgtttttaataaagTCTTGGTGA
- the LOC126975590 gene encoding uncharacterized protein LOC126975590 isoform X1: protein MVKCASNRSDKTKIVYENSFDTLKTNSKTLSEWSQYCTKGITTQFKKQTAYSHYYEDNGKLKRDLSIETDICILRSYYRNNRKRHCIINTISTRSNNTINDSQNKSIGKLEDASACGDNFLENHLNIDITNMVVENLKKLLNEWIKRYLLDKKNTKQEIETVLDSILHQVNLTKSSSSYTSCTLDVEILSETLTENTNAVDTQEVYNNAFKHIRTSYLSIPLTNKKLKLVSTLSVPKNLSRPKRKIKKLRNRAKHHKNKIYFPMDSSELSNIFAISPKVLTEKCATYKEQSVEVNNHCTFDFEKKSQYDIYHVKDSNKNFYTEINPLKNEDDNAEDYTNLKQKYYGKNIEHKEIDASDYNNQMLKTSKVHQNRSVNMKNSKRKPPESKARKNRAYPSFQYVKSNKKYSVNTANTHSKKSDILQSLQHIIKCIEKSKNVMKVDVKLNVFPIVKEDKKSIPNHSKTNKTKNTSHLFHKVEPTFTCTKFNKKHNVKRLHKCTSNKVHTNFPLCGSGFEKTKYLINRQTSTSNIHEYESNIKLKNFNNRGTCTSKCFEIKNEIGEIGSLIKYINNLAKNIHQDSIVVDKIHSKILYITPVTLEVKQEDENPHCFKTKKNITSPIKSTEPQCKSCNTRTHLIPGHELSMELRDYIEFNSDQDKKSTSYRIIDSECILRVTDMTTVPCDFPRQIANEEMKWSLHKSKSLIELTSEQDTGNILTFYCDDLILPHHHGCKMQSVPCSSKICHNSTAYPIDSCIANTCSYNYVEECYNTKNSQSRLSCEYNPIKETLENHHTCSSVCVNMEDERLCENKLVLCKREMSFNEGCFYCVLLWIPSLIILWLLYVNIIRDRIKPLQNLGEPNTELNTTHNSIMLHDLGF from the coding sequence AGATATATGTATTCTCAGATCGtattatagaaataatagaAAGAGACATTgcattataaatacaatttcaacaagatcaaataatacaattaatgattcacaaaacaaaagtattggaAAGCTGGAGGATGCCAGTGCTTGCGGTGATAATTTCCTTGAAAATCATTTGAACATAGATATAACAAACATGGTGGTTGAAAATcttaagaaattattaaatgaatggATAAAAAGATATTTACTCGACAAAAAGAACACAAAACAAGAAATTGAAACGGTTCTTGACTCCATTCTTCATCaagtaaatttaacaaaatcatCATCGTCTTACACGTCATGTACTTTAGACGTGGAGATATTAAGTGAAACATTAACTGAGAATACAAATGCCGTAGACACACAGGAAGTGTACAATAACGCATTTAAACACATAAGAACATCATATTTGTCCATACCTTTAACGaataagaaattaaaactaGTTTCAACACTAAGTGTTCCAAAGAACTTAAGTCGTCCAAAAAGGAAAATTAAGAAATTGAGAAACAGGGCTAAACATCacaaaaataagatttattttccaATGGATTCATCGGAACTGAGCAATATATTCGCAATCTCCCCAAAAGTTTTGACTGAAAAATGTGCAACATACAAGGAGCAAAGTGTTGAAGTTAATAATCACTGCACATTTGATTTTGAGAAGAAATCTCAATATGATATTTATCACGTAAAGGATAgtaacaaaaatttttatacagaaataaatcCACTTAAAAATGAAGATGATAATGCTGAAGACTATACAAACCTGAAGCAAAAATACTATGGAAAGAATATAGAACATAAAGAAATTGATGCATCTGATTATAATAATCAAATGTTGAAAACTTCAAAGGTTCACCAGAATCGTTCTGTAAATATGAAAAACAGCAAAAGAAAACCCCCTGAAAGCAAGGCTAGAAAAAATAGAGCTTATCCCTCATTTCAGTAtgtaaaatcaaacaaaaaatacaGTGTCAATACAGCTAACACACATTCAAAAAAATCTGATATTTTACAATCCTTACAGCACATTATCAAATGTATTGAAAAAAGTAAAAACGTAATGAAGGTAGACGTAAAGTTAAATGTATTCCCTATAGTGAAAGAAGATAAGAAATCTATTCCAAACCattcaaaaactaataaaacaaaaaatacatctcatttatttcataaagtAGAACCAACTTTTACATGcacaaaattcaataaaaagcaTAATGTTAAACGCTTACATAAATGTACTTCTAACAAAGTTCATACAAATTTTCCACTTTGTGGTTCGGGTTTCGAGAAAACAAAATACTTGATAAATAGGCAAACATCCACAAGTAATATTCATGAATATgaatcaaatattaaattaaaaaatttcaataataggGGTACCTGTACTTCAAAatgttttgaaattaaaaatgaaataggtGAAATTGGcagcttaataaaatatattaataatttagcgAAAAACATTCACCAAGATTCTATAGTTGTTGATAAAATTCAtagcaaaatattgtatatcACGCCAGTTACATTAGAAGTGAAACAAGAAGATGAAAACCCTCATtgtttcaaaacaaaaaaaaatataaccagTCCAATAAAGTCAACGGAACCACAATGCAAAAGCTGTAATACGAGGACTCATTTAATACCAGGACATGAACTTTCCATGGAGCTGAGAgattatattgaatttaattcAGATCAAGACAAAAAAAGTACCTCGTATCGAATCATTGATAGCGAATGTATACTTAGAGTGACGGACATGACCACAGTTCCATGTGACTTCCCACGACAAATTGCCAATGAGGAAATGAAATGGTCTTTGCACAAATCAAAATCCTTAATTGAATTGACTAGCGAACAAGATACTGGGAATATATTAACGTTTTATTGTGACGACCTAATTCTTCCACATCATCATGGCTGCAAGATGCAAAGTGTACCATGTTCATCCAAAATTTGTCATAATTCCACTGCCTATCCCATCGATTCGTGCATAGCTAATACATGTTCGTATAACTACGTTGAGGAATGCTATAACACAAAAAACTCACAATCACGCTTAAGTTGCGAATACAATCCAATTAAAGAAACACTAGAAAATCACCATACTTGTTCTTCAGTTTGTGTAAATATGGAAGATGAAAGGCTTTGCGAAAATAAGCTTGTATTGTGTAAACGTGAAATGAGTTTTAATGAAGGCTGTTTCTACTGTGTGTTGCTATGGATTCCAAGTTTAATCATATTGTGGTTAttgtatgttaatattattagggACCGTATAAAGCCATTACAAAATTTGGGGGAACCTAACACAGAATTAAATACTACACACAATTCAATAATGCTCCATGATTTGGGTTTctga